From a single Bacteroidales bacterium genomic region:
- the trpB gene encoding tryptophan synthase subunit beta — translation MNTKIDNLLVRPNEKMLKYDGRYGEYGGSYVPEVLQSRLDKLAEVFERFSRDEEFLSELEYYLTTYAGRPSPIYYARRLSEYVGSRIFLKREDLNHTGSHKINNTLGQGLLAKRMNAKELVAETGAGQHGVATATVAALLGIPCKIFMGSIDYERQSLNVKRMELLGTEVIRVDRGYQGLKDAVDAAIEYYFEHPEAFYVLGSQVGPHPYPKMVGFFQSVIGQEAREQILSKIGKLPDAVVASAGGGSNAIGIFSAFLDDERVSLYGAEGGGLDISGKTAATLTYGKPIVFQGFYSYCLVDENNNPVPSYSIAAGLDYPGISPQHAYLKDTGRVVYFSITDAEAIEAFKLLSKLEGITPAIESSHALALVIKLFKNADKTILVNLSGRGDKDVSRI, via the coding sequence ATGAACACAAAAATTGACAATTTGTTAGTCCGTCCAAATGAAAAAATGTTAAAATACGATGGAAGATACGGAGAATACGGTGGTTCGTATGTTCCGGAGGTATTGCAAAGTCGGTTAGATAAGCTGGCTGAAGTATTTGAGCGATTTTCAAGAGATGAAGAATTTTTAAGTGAATTGGAGTATTATCTAACCACATATGCTGGTCGACCTAGTCCGATCTATTATGCTCGTCGTCTTTCTGAATATGTTGGTTCGAGGATTTTTCTCAAAAGAGAAGACTTGAATCATACGGGTTCACATAAGATTAATAATACGCTAGGACAAGGATTACTAGCAAAAAGAATGAATGCGAAAGAGTTGGTAGCCGAGACTGGAGCTGGTCAACATGGAGTTGCTACTGCAACAGTGGCTGCATTGCTGGGTATTCCGTGTAAAATCTTCATGGGATCGATCGATTATGAACGGCAAAGCTTAAATGTGAAACGAATGGAACTTCTTGGAACCGAGGTCATACGTGTTGATCGAGGATATCAGGGATTAAAAGATGCAGTCGATGCAGCCATTGAATATTATTTTGAACATCCAGAAGCATTCTATGTGCTTGGTTCCCAGGTAGGACCACATCCGTATCCCAAAATGGTAGGTTTTTTCCAAAGCGTTATTGGTCAAGAAGCAAGAGAACAAATTTTATCAAAGATAGGAAAACTACCAGATGCCGTGGTTGCATCGGCAGGCGGGGGTAGTAACGCCATTGGAATATTTTCTGCTTTCCTAGACGATGAGAGAGTTTCTCTCTATGGTGCTGAAGGAGGTGGACTTGATATTTCAGGAAAAACAGCAGCTACGCTTACTTATGGAAAACCCATCGTTTTTCAGGGCTTTTATTCTTATTGCCTCGTAGACGAAAATAATAATCCCGTACCATCTTATTCTATTGCTGCTGGCTTAGACTATCCAGGAATCAGCCCTCAACATGCATATCTGAAGGATACGGGACGTGTTGTTTATTTTTCGATCACTGATGCTGAAGCAATAGAAGCTTTTAAACTTCTTTCTAAACTTGAAGGTATTACTCCAGCAATAGAGTCAAGCCATGCACTTGCATTGGTCATTAAGCTTTTTAAAAACGCCGACAAAACTATCCTGGTGAATCTT